The DNA region TTGTCAGAGACATATTTTCCCCTGTACTTCCTAAAACGACAATAGCACTTCCTGATTCTTCCTGAGAAAATAACAAACGTCTAAAACTAACAAAGTCTATTTTATGATCGTCAAGAAATGGGGTAACAGAAGCAGTAAGAAGTTTCATAATTTCTTCCCAATAGAAAACTGGATAAAAGTATACGTAGGGTCATGCGTAGATAAAATTAAACTATAGTAAGTTTTTTTCGCACATAATCACGATGAAGTTGTGTGACAATATATTCGGCATATTTCCCAGAAACAACCAAACTCAGTTTCATGTGATCCTGTGAGCAACAAAAAATATGATCTGACTCATGCTGTAATTTTTCTGTTACCTGTGTAAGCATCGCAGCAGAAGCTAATCCAGAACCTACCATAGTAATTAGTGCACATTCTTTTGTTGTATAAACATCGCCTATTTCTGAGAGCATATGATAAAGAGAATGATAAATACGAGGAGAAATGTCTGCAGAATCAGTCGTAAAGGTAATGGTATTTTCCTTGGATGTAATTATCCCCGGGAGAACTTGACAAGTATGCAAGATATGAATTACTTCTTCCAATACAGAAGAGCTTGCACCTAAGACGAACCATAAATCCTGATTCTTTTTCACAGATAATGCTTTTACCCTAGACTCATAGCTTGATGTCCTATCCATAGCATAAATCCATGTCCCATCTTTGTAATCTTCAAAAATAGAAGTCACGAAAATAGGGATGCTAGAGCGCATGCAAGGAAGAAGCATAGGTGGATGTAGTACCTTAGCACCAAATGTAGCCAAATGTTGCATTTCTTCGAAACTTAACTCAGGAATCAGTTGAGCATCCTCTACGACTCTAGGATCCATAGTGTACACACCACTAACATCCGTATAGATACGAACTTCTTTTGCTTCACTTAATTCTGCAATCAAAGCTGCAGAATAATCACTCCCTCCCCTACCTAATAAAGTTGTCTTGTTTTGTAGATCAGCTCCTATGAATCCCTGAGTGATATAACTTTTCTTCTGACTAAGACCTAGAGACATCCAATTCTCACGCATACAGGCAATGTTAGGATTAGCACGATTATAAGAGCTATCTGTAACAATTACTCTACGCGCCTCTAAAAATTCTATAGGGAAACCACGACTATGACACACATAACCAATTAAAGACGCAGAAATATCCTCTCCTATTGCCAGTATTAAGGCACGATCAGAGCCCTCTATATTGCCATTGTAATCTAGGTAAGAATGTAAAATTTCCAACCATCCCATTAAAGAGAATTCGATTCCTAGATCACCAATAATCAAATTATGTGTATTCGTTATTTTATTAATGATTCGTTCACGACCTCCTTTAGTCTCCATACAAAAAGCATCTAATAAATCAGTAATCCCAGCGATGGCACTTACAACGACAAAATTTGGCCTGTAGTTGCAAATAATATCTACGACTACTTTTATATTTATAGCTGTTCCCAAACTTGTTCCGCCGAATTTGTAGACTACTGGCGACATGAACACTCTCCGAAATATTGAGAAAAATAAAACTCCATATTTCTTAGAACAGCTCCAGCGGCACCTCGAACAAGATTATGGACTAATACATTCATTTTAATCGTTTTATTATCGCCACCATATTTTAAAGGGCCGATGTGAACGCGCATATCATCG from Chlamydia ibidis 10-1398/6 includes:
- a CDS encoding aspartate kinase, translating into MSPVVYKFGGTSLGTAINIKVVVDIICNYRPNFVVVSAIAGITDLLDAFCMETKGGRERIINKITNTHNLIIGDLGIEFSLMGWLEILHSYLDYNGNIEGSDRALILAIGEDISASLIGYVCHSRGFPIEFLEARRVIVTDSSYNRANPNIACMRENWMSLGLSQKKSYITQGFIGADLQNKTTLLGRGGSDYSAALIAELSEAKEVRIYTDVSGVYTMDPRVVEDAQLIPELSFEEMQHLATFGAKVLHPPMLLPCMRSSIPIFVTSIFEDYKDGTWIYAMDRTSSYESRVKALSVKKNQDLWFVLGASSSVLEEVIHILHTCQVLPGIITSKENTITFTTDSADISPRIYHSLYHMLSEIGDVYTTKECALITMVGSGLASAAMLTQVTEKLQHESDHIFCCSQDHMKLSLVVSGKYAEYIVTQLHRDYVRKKLTIV